In a genomic window of Croceibacterium sp. TMG7-5b_MA50:
- the trmFO gene encoding methylenetetrahydrofolate--tRNA-(uracil(54)-C(5))-methyltransferase (FADH(2)-oxidizing) TrmFO produces MTHDVHIIGGGLAGSEAAWQLAEAGWRVRLSEMRGTGETTPAHQTDGLAEMVCSNSFRSDDDEKNAVGLLHHEMRRMDSLVMRAAERAKVPAGSALAVDRDVFSGEVGRALADHPNVTIMRERVDTLPADGVTIVATGPLTAAALADSIASATGAGALAFFDAIAPIVHRDSIDMEVAWFQSRWNKGAEENGGKDYINCPMTKEQYLAFHAGLMAGEKTSFKEWEADTPYFDGCMPIEVMAERGVDTLRHGPMKPVGLDNPRDPTPEFPQGRWPYAVVQLRQDNKLGTLWNMVGFQTKLRHAEQVRLFRTIPGLENAEFARLGGLHRNTFLNSPTLLDRQLRLIRAPHIRFAGQITGCEGYVESAAIGLLAGRMAAAELGGRAWQSPPVTTAMGALLAHITGDADVTDYQPMNVNFGLFPPLHDVRKKVRKEAYTERAKADMTAWLADEPVPA; encoded by the coding sequence ATGACCCATGACGTGCACATCATCGGCGGCGGCCTCGCTGGCAGCGAAGCGGCGTGGCAACTGGCGGAAGCCGGCTGGCGCGTGCGCCTGTCCGAAATGCGCGGAACGGGCGAGACCACGCCGGCGCACCAGACGGACGGGTTGGCGGAGATGGTCTGCTCCAATTCCTTCCGCTCCGACGATGACGAGAAGAACGCCGTCGGCCTGCTGCATCACGAGATGCGCCGGATGGATTCGCTGGTTATGCGCGCGGCGGAGCGGGCGAAGGTGCCGGCGGGCAGCGCCCTCGCCGTCGACCGCGACGTGTTCAGCGGCGAAGTCGGGCGGGCACTCGCCGACCATCCCAATGTCACGATCATGCGCGAGCGGGTCGACACCCTTCCCGCCGACGGCGTCACCATCGTCGCCACCGGGCCGCTGACCGCAGCTGCGCTGGCCGACAGCATCGCCTCTGCCACGGGCGCCGGCGCTCTCGCCTTCTTCGATGCGATCGCGCCGATCGTCCATCGCGACAGCATCGACATGGAGGTCGCCTGGTTCCAGTCGCGCTGGAACAAGGGGGCCGAGGAAAACGGCGGCAAGGACTACATCAACTGCCCCATGACGAAGGAGCAGTACCTCGCGTTCCATGCCGGTCTGATGGCCGGGGAAAAGACCAGCTTCAAGGAGTGGGAGGCGGACACCCCCTATTTCGACGGCTGCATGCCGATCGAGGTGATGGCGGAACGCGGTGTTGATACGCTGCGCCACGGGCCCATGAAGCCCGTGGGCCTTGACAATCCACGTGACCCGACGCCGGAGTTCCCGCAGGGCCGGTGGCCGTATGCCGTGGTGCAATTGCGTCAGGACAACAAGCTGGGCACGTTGTGGAACATGGTCGGGTTTCAGACCAAGCTTCGCCATGCGGAGCAGGTGCGGCTGTTCCGCACTATCCCGGGGCTGGAGAATGCCGAATTCGCCCGGTTGGGCGGGCTGCACCGCAACACGTTCCTGAACAGTCCGACCCTGCTGGACCGGCAATTGCGGCTGATCCGCGCGCCGCACATCCGTTTCGCGGGCCAGATCACCGGTTGTGAAGGCTATGTCGAAAGTGCCGCCATAGGTTTGCTCGCCGGCCGCATGGCGGCAGCCGAGCTAGGCGGTCGTGCATGGCAGTCGCCGCCGGTCACCACTGCGATGGGCGCATTGCTGGCTCACATCACCGGCGATGCGGACGTGACCGACTACCAGCCGATGAACGTCAATTTCGGGCTGTTCCCGCCGCTGCACGACGTGCGCAAGAAGGTGCGCAAGGAAGCCTATACCGAACGCGCCAAGGCCGACATGACCGCATGGCTGGCGGACGAGCCGGTTCCCGCCTGA
- a CDS encoding lysoplasmalogenase, with amino-acid sequence MVRTTKPLAEKRPFLLASIVAALAFYYLRSGPWPEAWFIPLKGAAVVLLAVYARLRHGGADARLLAVLLLIAAGAEMALEVDGLAAHVLWFAFHAVALMLWLRHRRILVGRQDKVVAVLLLLAPSAMLAWLVGEEWGGIVSAAYGLALGGMAAGAWTSTFPRARVAAGAMLIAVGDLLWFAGTGPLLGSQVPQIFGWPLTYLGQLLIALGVVGTLRKREPELRLVRSR; translated from the coding sequence ATGGTCCGTACCACCAAGCCGCTGGCCGAGAAGCGCCCATTCCTGCTCGCCAGCATCGTTGCGGCGCTGGCGTTCTACTACCTGCGATCCGGCCCGTGGCCGGAGGCGTGGTTCATCCCGCTCAAAGGTGCGGCCGTGGTGCTGCTGGCCGTCTATGCCAGGCTGCGCCATGGCGGGGCGGATGCCCGGCTGCTTGCCGTATTGCTGCTGATCGCGGCCGGGGCGGAGATGGCGCTGGAGGTGGACGGTCTGGCGGCGCATGTCCTGTGGTTTGCGTTTCATGCCGTCGCACTGATGCTGTGGCTGCGTCACCGGCGAATCCTGGTTGGCAGGCAGGACAAGGTAGTCGCGGTGCTGCTGCTGCTGGCGCCGTCAGCCATGCTGGCGTGGCTGGTGGGGGAGGAATGGGGCGGCATCGTCAGCGCCGCTTACGGCCTGGCACTGGGCGGCATGGCGGCGGGTGCGTGGACCAGCACGTTCCCGCGCGCCCGCGTGGCGGCTGGCGCTATGCTGATCGCGGTGGGCGATCTCTTGTGGTTCGCGGGCACGGGGCCGCTGCTGGGCAGTCAGGTGCCGCAGATCTTTGGCTGGCCGCTGACCTATCTGGGGCAGCTGCTTATCGCGCTGGGCGTGGTGGGCACGCTGCGGAAGCGGGAGCCGGAACTGCGGCTGGTACGCAGCCGCTGA
- the gyrA gene encoding DNA gyrase subunit A, which yields MDPPAPAQPGGEWERIDIVDEMKTSYLDYAMSVIVARALPDVRDGLKPVHRRILYAAQVGGYTSNRPYRKSAKIVGEVMGSYHPHGDSAIYDALARMTQPWSMRLPLIDGQGNFGSMDPDPPAAMRYTESRLAKPAEALLTDLDKDTVDFVPNYDGSEREPSVLPARFPNLLVNGAGGIAVGMATNIPPHNLGEVIDGCLAFMDDPGLTSEDLTRYIPGPDFPTAPLILGHAGARAAYTTGRGSILQRCRHVIEQGAKERRSIVLTSIPYQVGKNNLVEKIAEAAKDRRIEGVSDIRDESNREGVRVVIDLKRDATAEVVLNQLWRHTPAQSSFPANMLAIRGGRPETLGLRDIIQTFIAFREEVITRRTKFELNKARDRAHILLGLVVAVTNLDKVVQMIRGSSNPAIARAKLLAEEWPIGDIAQYLRIVEAIEQDESNGTGATYRLSETQVKAILDLRLHRLTALGRDEIGEELEELAGKIREYLAILADRARLYQVMREELEQVRVDYATPRVSEIAPAWDGIEDEDLIERDEMVVTVTLDGYIKRTPLSTFRSQARGGKGRAGMATKDEDAVMAMFVTSTHNPVLFFSTAGKVYRLKVWRLPEGGPATRGRPIVNLLSALDEGETIAAVLPLPEDEDSWGALHVMFATARGSVRRNAMDAFTNIPTNGKLAMRFEDGSADKLIGVALVEAGDDVLLATRDGKAIRFAADEVREFQSRTSTGVRGMTLRAGDQVVSLSILRDGGANAEEREAYLRIAPWKGDDASALSDDQVEMATNEQFILTVCANGYGKLSSAYEYRQTGRGGQGIVNIDNIRRNGPVVASFTATKQDQLMLVTDQAKLIRIGLDSLRVIGRNSAGVRLFDVAKDEHVVSAVRIDEQEAPENEAEEAIVEEMLARGAETTAPEPTVDRDDPVEDEDANGGE from the coding sequence ATCGACCCGCCCGCACCCGCGCAGCCGGGTGGCGAATGGGAACGCATCGACATCGTCGATGAGATGAAGACCAGCTACCTCGATTACGCGATGAGCGTGATCGTGGCGCGCGCCCTGCCCGACGTGCGCGATGGCTTGAAGCCTGTCCATCGCCGCATCCTCTACGCCGCGCAGGTTGGCGGCTACACGTCAAACCGACCCTATCGGAAATCCGCCAAGATCGTCGGTGAGGTGATGGGTTCGTACCACCCCCATGGCGACAGCGCGATCTACGACGCCCTCGCCCGCATGACGCAGCCATGGTCCATGCGGCTGCCGCTGATCGATGGTCAGGGCAATTTCGGCAGCATGGATCCCGATCCCCCGGCGGCCATGCGCTACACCGAAAGCCGGCTGGCCAAGCCCGCGGAAGCGCTGCTGACCGACCTCGACAAGGACACGGTCGACTTCGTCCCGAACTATGACGGGTCGGAACGCGAACCGTCCGTGCTGCCCGCCCGCTTTCCCAACCTGCTGGTCAACGGCGCCGGCGGCATCGCGGTCGGCATGGCGACCAACATACCGCCGCACAATCTGGGTGAGGTGATCGACGGCTGCCTGGCGTTCATGGACGATCCGGGCCTGACGAGCGAGGACCTGACCCGCTACATCCCCGGTCCCGACTTTCCGACCGCGCCGCTGATCCTGGGCCATGCGGGCGCGCGCGCCGCCTATACTACCGGGCGCGGGTCCATCCTGCAGCGCTGCCGCCACGTGATCGAGCAGGGCGCGAAGGAGCGCCGCTCCATCGTGCTGACCTCCATCCCATACCAGGTCGGCAAGAACAATCTGGTGGAAAAGATCGCGGAGGCCGCCAAGGACCGCCGGATCGAGGGCGTCAGCGACATTCGTGACGAAAGCAACCGCGAAGGCGTGCGCGTCGTCATCGACCTGAAGCGCGACGCCACGGCGGAGGTCGTGCTGAACCAGCTGTGGCGCCACACCCCGGCGCAGTCGAGCTTCCCCGCCAACATGCTGGCGATCCGCGGCGGCCGGCCAGAAACGCTGGGCCTGCGCGACATCATCCAGACCTTCATTGCCTTCCGCGAGGAGGTGATCACCCGCCGCACCAAGTTCGAACTGAACAAGGCGCGCGACCGGGCGCATATCCTGCTCGGCCTGGTGGTCGCGGTGACCAATCTGGACAAGGTCGTCCAGATGATCCGCGGCTCCTCCAACCCCGCCATTGCCCGTGCCAAGCTGCTGGCCGAGGAATGGCCGATCGGCGACATCGCGCAGTACCTCCGCATCGTGGAAGCGATCGAGCAGGACGAGAGCAACGGCACCGGAGCCACCTACCGCCTGTCGGAAACGCAGGTGAAGGCGATCCTCGACTTGCGCCTCCATCGCCTGACCGCGCTCGGCCGGGACGAGATCGGGGAGGAGCTGGAGGAACTGGCCGGCAAGATCCGCGAATACCTCGCCATCCTTGCCGATCGTGCCCGCCTGTACCAGGTCATGCGGGAGGAACTGGAGCAGGTCCGCGTCGATTACGCCACGCCCCGCGTCAGCGAGATCGCGCCCGCCTGGGACGGGATCGAGGACGAGGACCTGATCGAGCGCGACGAGATGGTCGTGACCGTCACGCTGGACGGCTACATCAAGCGCACTCCGCTCTCCACCTTCCGTTCGCAGGCACGCGGCGGCAAGGGCCGCGCCGGCATGGCCACGAAGGACGAGGATGCGGTGATGGCGATGTTCGTCACCTCCACCCACAATCCGGTGCTGTTCTTCTCCACCGCGGGCAAGGTCTACCGCCTGAAGGTGTGGCGCCTGCCCGAAGGTGGCCCGGCCACCCGCGGCCGGCCGATCGTCAACCTGCTGTCCGCACTGGACGAAGGCGAGACCATTGCCGCCGTCCTGCCGTTGCCGGAGGATGAGGATAGCTGGGGCGCGCTCCACGTCATGTTCGCCACCGCCCGTGGCAGCGTGCGGCGCAACGCCATGGACGCGTTCACCAACATCCCCACCAACGGCAAACTCGCCATGCGGTTCGAGGATGGCAGCGCCGACAAACTGATCGGCGTGGCCCTGGTGGAGGCCGGTGACGACGTGCTGCTGGCGACCCGCGACGGCAAGGCGATCCGCTTTGCCGCAGACGAGGTACGCGAGTTCCAGTCCCGCACCAGTACCGGCGTGCGCGGCATGACTCTGCGCGCTGGCGACCAGGTCGTTTCCCTGTCGATCCTGCGGGACGGCGGCGCCAATGCGGAGGAGCGCGAGGCCTATCTCCGCATCGCCCCGTGGAAGGGTGACGACGCCTCCGCGCTGTCGGACGATCAGGTGGAGATGGCGACGAACGAGCAGTTCATCCTGACGGTGTGCGCCAACGGCTATGGCAAGCTGTCCTCCGCCTACGAGTACCGGCAGACTGGGCGCGGTGGTCAGGGCATCGTCAACATCGACAATATCCGCCGCAACGGTCCGGTCGTCGCCAGCTTCACCGCGACCAAGCAGGATCAGCTGATGCTGGTGACCGATCAGGCCAAGCTGATCCGAATCGGCCTCGACAGCCTGCGCGTCATTGGCCGCAACAGCGCCGGAGTGCGCTTGTTCGACGTCGCCAAGGACGAGCATGTCGTCAGCGCGGTTCGCATCGATGAGCAGGAAGCGCCTGAGAACGAGGCGGAGGAAGCCATTGTCGAAGAGATGCTGGCGCGAGGCGCGGAGACGACCGCGCCCGAGCCGACGGTCGACCGGGACGACCCGGTGGAGGACGAGGACGCGAACGGCGGGGAGTGA